In a genomic window of Hyphomonas sp.:
- a CDS encoding SDR family NAD(P)-dependent oxidoreductase, with protein MSHPPYEDLSRSIEGRTALITGAASGMGRATAHLFARQGARVAVTDLKQENVDVVVQEIRDAGYSDVHGWALDVGDGEAIKRVVDEAAAHFGSLEILVNNAGFALPADIAEESYEDSWGPSINVMLTSHQRAIRAALPHMRKAGFGRIVNIASTEGLGATPGNSPYVAAKHGVIGLTRGLAVDLGREGITVNCICPGPIRTGITAGIPDEHKEIYAKRRVPLRRYGIPEEVANMTLSLVLPAASFLTGVHIPVDGGLTIKNA; from the coding sequence TGAAGACCTGTCCCGCTCCATCGAGGGCCGCACTGCGCTGATCACCGGCGCCGCCAGCGGCATGGGTCGCGCCACCGCGCACCTGTTCGCCCGTCAGGGCGCCAGGGTCGCCGTCACCGACCTGAAACAGGAAAACGTCGATGTGGTCGTGCAGGAAATCCGCGATGCCGGCTATTCCGATGTCCATGGCTGGGCGCTGGATGTCGGCGATGGCGAGGCGATCAAGCGGGTCGTCGATGAGGCCGCCGCACATTTCGGCAGCCTGGAAATCCTCGTCAACAATGCCGGATTTGCCCTTCCGGCCGACATTGCCGAGGAAAGCTATGAGGACAGCTGGGGCCCCAGCATCAATGTCATGCTCACCTCCCACCAGCGCGCCATCCGCGCCGCCTTGCCGCACATGCGCAAGGCCGGCTTCGGCCGCATCGTGAACATCGCCTCGACCGAAGGGCTCGGCGCGACGCCCGGCAACTCCCCCTATGTCGCCGCCAAGCATGGCGTCATCGGCCTGACCCGCGGCCTCGCCGTGGACCTTGGCCGCGAGGGCATCACGGTCAATTGCATCTGCCCCGGCCCGATCCGCACCGGCATCACCGCCGGCATCCCGGACGAGCACAAGGAGATCTACGCCAAGCGCCGCGTGCCGCTGCGCCGCTACGGCATCCCGGAAGAAGTGGCCAACATGACCCTGTCACTCGTCCTGCCGGCCGCCAGCTTCCTGACCGGCGTTCACATCCCGGTCGATGGCGGCCTGACGATCAAGAACGCCTAG
- a CDS encoding glutathione S-transferase family protein produces MKLYHTPNAPNPDRVTFFLRAKGKLDAVELEEVSIMKQEHKTKAYRDVSPFAQVPALVLDDGTKITESRAICTYFENIFPEPNLMGSDAKEKALIEMWDRRVEMMFFVQFATWFRNAHEMMAPLEVPQSAEAAAKGEKAARKMAQRIDKHLAQHEFLAADRFSIADITLFITCGFCRVMKWAPHKEHENLGRWYDAMKARGFAG; encoded by the coding sequence ATGAAACTCTATCATACACCGAATGCTCCGAACCCGGACCGGGTGACCTTTTTCCTGCGCGCCAAGGGCAAGCTGGATGCGGTGGAGCTGGAGGAAGTCTCCATCATGAAGCAGGAGCACAAGACGAAGGCATATCGCGACGTGTCGCCCTTCGCGCAGGTGCCGGCGCTGGTGCTGGATGATGGCACGAAGATCACCGAGAGCCGGGCGATCTGTACCTATTTCGAGAACATTTTCCCGGAGCCGAACCTGATGGGATCGGATGCGAAGGAAAAGGCGCTGATCGAGATGTGGGACCGGCGGGTGGAGATGATGTTCTTCGTCCAGTTCGCGACCTGGTTCCGCAATGCGCACGAGATGATGGCGCCGCTGGAAGTGCCGCAGAGCGCCGAGGCAGCTGCCAAGGGCGAGAAGGCGGCGCGCAAGATGGCGCAGCGGATCGACAAGCACCTTGCCCAGCACGAATTCCTGGCGGCGGACCGGTTCTCGATTGCCGACATCACCCTGTTCATCACCTGCGGTTTCTGCCGCGTGATGAAATGGGCGCCGCACAAGGAGCACGAGAATCTCGGCCGCTGGTACGACGCCATGAAGGCACGGGGCTTTGCCGGCTAG
- a CDS encoding TonB-dependent receptor has product MTMREFRTRLLVATGVAIVAAGLPAMAQERLAPVDVWGDRAESDPGSLAVLDKTEIADTLADHPAEILNRLPGVNIQMNSGQEHLIAIRSPVLTGGAGQGSFLIMENGVPVRSPAFGNVNSLFEPHHEVASAIEVVRGPGSAKYGSNAVHGLVNVILPDVGSGSEAVASYGTLGRWRTDVTLDEGAHWLAAVSVQKDTGWRDNTGVDQQKLTLVGDWTLGGWDTTGWLTASNLNQETAGFIQGAEAYKDEDVAKSNPNPEAYRDAWSARAGARLAREVGGGTLTLMPYAHTQAMIFAQHFLPNGGVEKNGSTGGGVMARFEREVSAALIWRAGVDVDVASGWLKEIQPEPFGFFPGDARFPQGVHYDYTVDTLMGALWGELDYALTDDVRVLAGLRAETHDYDYTTDVAPGINGRFNVPADRTDSFDLLTPKLGLIWSVTENTDLYANYARGERAPQASDLYRLQSLQVAGEVEEETLDSVEIGARGTALDGRLVYDVAAYWMEKENFFFRDSDGLNVPDGSTEHTGIEASAAFELMAGLSVSGTASWSDQTYTFDRITSSGTETIRDGNAIDTAPEWLANVSLHWQATDAVSLSLTVDHVGEYFTDPANTTVYPGHTVLGARGAWAFAGDAEVFLIVRNLTDERYADRADLAFGNDRYFPGEPINATLGMRKTF; this is encoded by the coding sequence ATGACTATGAGAGAATTCCGGACACGCCTTCTGGTGGCGACAGGTGTTGCAATTGTTGCGGCGGGACTGCCGGCCATGGCGCAGGAGCGTCTGGCTCCGGTCGATGTCTGGGGGGACCGGGCGGAGAGCGATCCCGGCAGTCTGGCGGTGCTGGACAAGACAGAGATCGCCGACACGCTGGCAGACCACCCGGCCGAAATCCTGAACAGACTGCCCGGGGTCAACATCCAGATGAATTCCGGGCAGGAGCATCTGATTGCGATCCGCAGCCCCGTCCTGACCGGCGGGGCCGGGCAGGGCAGCTTCCTGATCATGGAAAATGGCGTGCCGGTGCGTTCGCCCGCCTTCGGCAATGTCAATTCCCTGTTCGAGCCGCATCATGAAGTGGCGAGCGCGATTGAAGTCGTGCGCGGGCCGGGCAGTGCGAAATACGGCTCCAATGCCGTGCACGGACTGGTCAATGTCATCCTGCCGGACGTCGGCAGCGGCAGCGAGGCGGTGGCGAGCTATGGCACGCTGGGCCGTTGGCGCACCGATGTGACGCTGGACGAGGGGGCACACTGGCTGGCGGCCGTGTCGGTCCAGAAGGATACGGGCTGGCGCGACAATACCGGTGTGGACCAGCAGAAACTGACCCTTGTCGGGGACTGGACGCTGGGCGGCTGGGACACAACCGGCTGGCTGACCGCGTCGAACCTCAATCAGGAGACGGCAGGCTTCATCCAGGGGGCGGAGGCCTACAAGGATGAGGATGTCGCCAAATCCAATCCGAACCCGGAAGCCTATCGCGATGCGTGGTCGGCGCGGGCGGGGGCGCGGCTTGCCCGCGAAGTGGGCGGCGGCACGCTGACCCTGATGCCCTATGCGCACACGCAGGCGATGATCTTTGCCCAGCACTTCCTGCCGAATGGCGGGGTCGAAAAGAATGGCTCGACCGGCGGCGGCGTGATGGCGCGCTTTGAACGGGAGGTTTCGGCGGCGCTGATTTGGCGAGCCGGCGTGGATGTGGATGTGGCGAGCGGGTGGCTGAAAGAAATCCAGCCCGAGCCGTTCGGGTTCTTTCCGGGTGATGCGCGGTTTCCGCAAGGCGTTCACTACGACTATACTGTCGACACGTTGATGGGGGCGCTCTGGGGCGAGCTGGATTATGCGCTGACGGATGATGTGCGCGTGCTGGCCGGGCTGCGTGCGGAGACGCATGACTATGACTATACGACCGATGTGGCCCCCGGCATCAATGGCCGCTTCAATGTTCCGGCAGACCGGACGGACAGTTTCGACCTGCTGACCCCCAAGCTGGGCCTGATCTGGTCTGTTACGGAAAACACCGATCTTTATGCGAACTATGCCCGCGGCGAGCGCGCGCCCCAGGCGTCTGACCTGTATCGCCTGCAGAGCCTGCAAGTGGCCGGCGAGGTCGAGGAAGAGACGCTGGACAGTGTCGAGATCGGGGCGCGGGGCACGGCGCTTGACGGGCGGCTGGTCTATGATGTGGCGGCCTACTGGATGGAGAAGGAGAATTTCTTCTTCCGCGACAGTGACGGGCTGAATGTGCCGGACGGGTCAACCGAGCATACGGGCATTGAAGCCTCGGCGGCTTTCGAGCTGATGGCGGGACTGAGCGTGTCGGGCACGGCCAGCTGGTCGGACCAGACCTATACGTTCGACCGGATCACCAGTTCGGGCACGGAGACGATCCGCGACGGCAATGCGATCGACACAGCGCCGGAATGGCTGGCCAATGTCTCGCTGCACTGGCAGGCGACGGACGCGGTCAGCCTGTCCCTGACGGTCGATCATGTGGGCGAGTATTTCACCGATCCGGCGAACACGACGGTGTATCCGGGCCACACCGTGCTGGGGGCGCGCGGCGCCTGGGCCTTTGCCGGGGACGCGGAAGTGTTCCTGATTGTGCGGAATTTGACTGATGAGCGCTATGCCGACCGGGCGGACCTCGCCTTTGGCAATGACAGATACTTTCCCGGCGAGCCGATCAATGCGACGCTGGGCATGAGAAAAACATTCTAG